Proteins from one Cryptomeria japonica chromosome 4, Sugi_1.0, whole genome shotgun sequence genomic window:
- the LOC131047834 gene encoding serine/arginine-rich SC35-like splicing factor SCL28: MPRNSPIYSPPRRCYGGRERGGYNDGYSRSTRETGTSLLIRNLPLDCRPDELRIPFERFGPIRDIYLPRDYYSGEPRGFGFVEFRSSYDAAEAQYYMDGQLLGGRVLITVFAKDNRKRPEEMRMRSSRRSPFGSKQCRSRSRSSRSRSRLRHTYRSKFSFGSEQCRSRSRSSRSHSRLRHIYRSRSPLRHRRSTFGSKQSRLRSRSLRSRSRSRHRYDSRSSFLEHNRGHERFLSPRKRYGGSYNKGRSVDQDASSIRSSYSPSHYKRSPSLQHSRKCNVSKSHYVSRSPSRSHSRPSIHSLSQEPRERNTECDKEDEKGRQCNVLKSSSVSRSPSKSHSRSSMHPLSQEPTEINRACNEGEENQNN; the protein is encoded by the coding sequence ATGCCTAGGAACAGTCCCATATATAGCCCTCCAAGGAGGTGTTATGGCGGAAGAGAAAGAGGAGGCTATAACGATGGTTACTCTCGTAGTACAAGGGAAACTGGCACAAGTCTTTTAATTCGAAATCTACCTCTTGATTGCAGGCCAGATGAGCTCAGAATACCTTTTGAGCGCTTTGGGCCAATAAGGGACATATATTTGCCTCGAGACTATTACAGTGGGGAGCCACGTGGTTTTGGGTTTGTAGAGTTCAGGAGTTCTTATGATGCTGCTGAAGCACAATACTATATGGATGGACAACTTTTGGGTGGACGTGTGTTGATAACTGTGTTTGCTAAAGACAACAGGAAGAGGCCTGAAGAAATGAGAATGAGGTCTTCTAGGAGGTCTCCATTTGGTTCAAAGCAATGTAGATCAAGGTCAAGGTCGTCAAGGTCACGTTCAAGGTTGAGACACACATACCGTTCAAAGTTTTCATTTGGTTCAGAGCAATGTAGATCAAGGTCAAGGTCGTCAAGGTCACATTCAAGGTTGAGGCACATATACCGTTCAAGGTCTCCATTGCGGCATAGAAGATCTACATTTGGTTCGAAGCAATCTAGATTGAGGTCAAGGTCGTTAAGGTCACGGTCACGTTCAAGACATAGATACGATTCAAGGTCATCATTCCTAGAACATAATCGAGGACATGAAAGGTTCCTTTCACCAAGGAAAAGATATGGGGGATCTTATAATAAAGGTAGGAGTGTAGACCAAGATGCTTCCTCTATTAGGAGCTCTTATTCTCCTTCCCATTATAAGCGTTCTCCATCTTTGCAACACTCTAGGAAATGCAATGTTTCAAAGTCTCATTATGTTTCTAGATCACCTTCTCGATCCCACTCAAGGCCTTCTATTCATTCATTGTCACAAGAGCCTAGGGAAAGGAATACAGAATGTGATAAAGAGGATGAAAAAGGTAGACAATGCAATGTTTTAAAGTCAAGCTCTGTTTCTAGATCACCTTCTAAATCCCACTCGAGGTCTTCTATGCATCCATTGTCACAAGAGCCTACAGAAATTAATAGAGCATGTAATGAAGGAGAAGAAAATCAAAATAATTGA